One window of the Shewanella maritima genome contains the following:
- a CDS encoding YkgJ family cysteine cluster protein, producing the protein MDCRLGCGACCIAPSITSPIPGMPNGKPAGVRCVQLNDDNLCKIFGQPERPDVCGAFVPCEDVCGDTNEQALILITELEQSTG; encoded by the coding sequence GTGGATTGTCGATTAGGTTGTGGTGCCTGCTGTATTGCGCCATCTATAACTAGCCCAATACCTGGAATGCCCAATGGCAAGCCTGCTGGCGTGCGTTGCGTCCAGTTAAATGACGATAACTTGTGTAAGATTTTTGGTCAGCCCGAACGCCCTGATGTTTGTGGTGCTTTTGTGCCTTGTGAAGATGTTTGTGGTGATACTAATGAGCAAGCATTGATCTTAATCACTGAGCTTGAACAAAGTACTGGCTAA
- a CDS encoding Rrf2 family transcriptional regulator, translating into MKLTRYTDYGIRILMYVAMQHEREKLFRIAEVTEVFTLSSNHVAKIIHHLGKLGYINTIRGKSGGFKLAVLPSEINLGQLIRELENSLAPIDCDEPRCRFTSVCAFKGILGKAVAAYLAVLDEYTLADIVVNKSELMSTLSDLAIPVLTLES; encoded by the coding sequence ATGAAACTAACTCGATATACAGACTACGGCATTCGTATTTTGATGTACGTGGCAATGCAGCACGAGCGTGAAAAGCTGTTTCGTATTGCAGAAGTTACCGAGGTATTTACTCTGTCGTCAAATCATGTGGCAAAGATTATTCACCACCTAGGCAAGCTCGGTTATATCAATACCATTCGCGGAAAAAGCGGCGGCTTTAAACTGGCAGTGTTACCTAGCGAGATCAATTTAGGGCAATTAATACGTGAGCTGGAAAACTCATTGGCCCCGATTGATTGTGATGAACCAAGATGCCGCTTCACGTCTGTATGCGCATTCAAAGGCATACTTGGTAAGGCTGTTGCTGCTTATCTTGCCGTGTTAGATGAATATACCCTTGCTGACATTGTAGTGAATAAGTCAGAGTTGATGTCGACTTTATCTGATCTTGCTATTCCAGTGTTGACGCTTGAGTCGTAG
- the gpmM gene encoding 2,3-bisphosphoglycerate-independent phosphoglycerate mutase has translation MTTAKRPLALLILDGWGYRDNPKDNAIYHANTPVLDKLSATYPSSLISGSGIDVGLPDGQMGNSEVGHINIGSGRIVYQELTRISKAIADNEFDHNPALVTAVDKAIANDGAVHIMGLLSPGGVHSHEEHIEAMCKLAIARGAKKVYLHAFLDGRDTPPRSAKGSLAHFSEMFAEQGCGQVASIIGRYYAMDRDNRWERVTKAYELITEGKAEHTYSNAVDALEAAYARDENDEFVAASAITNANGDIATLNDGDALIFMNFRADRARQITRSFVNADFDGFARNKTPEVNFVMLTEYAADINAPIAYPSEDLVNTLGETLQNLGKKQLRISETEKYAHVTFFFNGGKEQPFEGEDRILIESPKVATYDLQPEMSSTELTDKLVGAIESTDYDVIICNYPNGDMVGHTGSFDAAVKACEAVDSCIGRVVEALQKVGGECIITADHGNAEQMADESTGQAHTAHTSELVPFIYVGREAQIKADGRLSDIAPTMLSLMGQKIPAEMSGRCIIDITE, from the coding sequence ATGACAACTGCAAAACGCCCATTGGCGTTATTGATCCTCGATGGATGGGGATACCGTGACAATCCAAAAGATAACGCAATTTATCATGCCAACACGCCAGTGCTAGACAAGCTTAGCGCCACTTACCCTAGTAGTCTGATTTCGGGCTCAGGTATTGACGTAGGTTTGCCTGATGGTCAAATGGGTAACTCAGAAGTCGGCCATATTAATATCGGTTCAGGCCGCATTGTTTACCAAGAACTCACCCGCATTAGCAAAGCCATTGCTGACAATGAGTTCGACCACAACCCAGCATTAGTTACAGCTGTTGATAAAGCTATTGCTAACGACGGCGCGGTGCACATTATGGGCTTATTGTCACCAGGCGGTGTACATAGCCACGAAGAGCATATCGAAGCTATGTGCAAGCTTGCCATCGCGCGCGGTGCCAAAAAAGTTTATTTGCATGCATTCCTAGACGGTCGTGATACGCCACCTCGCAGCGCCAAAGGTAGCCTAGCGCACTTTAGCGAGATGTTTGCCGAGCAAGGTTGCGGTCAAGTGGCATCGATTATTGGCCGCTACTACGCCATGGATCGTGACAACCGCTGGGAACGTGTGACTAAAGCCTATGAGCTAATTACCGAAGGTAAAGCTGAGCATACTTATAGCAACGCGGTTGATGCACTAGAAGCCGCTTATGCCCGCGATGAAAACGACGAATTTGTGGCGGCATCAGCTATTACTAACGCTAATGGTGACATCGCCACACTTAATGATGGTGACGCACTGATCTTTATGAACTTCCGTGCTGACCGCGCGCGTCAAATTACTCGCAGTTTCGTCAATGCTGACTTTGATGGTTTTGCTCGTAATAAAACGCCTGAAGTTAACTTTGTTATGCTGACCGAGTACGCTGCAGACATTAACGCCCCTATTGCCTACCCGTCAGAAGATTTGGTTAATACCCTAGGTGAAACCTTACAAAACTTGGGTAAAAAGCAGCTACGTATTTCTGAGACTGAGAAATATGCACACGTCACTTTCTTCTTCAACGGTGGCAAAGAGCAGCCATTTGAGGGCGAAGACCGTATTCTTATTGAATCACCTAAAGTGGCAACTTACGACTTACAGCCAGAAATGAGCTCTACTGAGCTAACCGACAAACTTGTCGGTGCTATCGAGTCTACCGACTATGACGTGATCATCTGTAACTATCCTAATGGCGACATGGTTGGTCACACTGGTAGTTTTGATGCGGCAGTTAAAGCCTGTGAGGCGGTTGATAGCTGTATTGGTCGCGTAGTTGAAGCGCTACAAAAAGTAGGCGGCGAGTGCATTATTACTGCCGACCACGGTAATGCTGAGCAAATGGCTGATGAAAGTACAGGTCAGGCACATACTGCCCATACTAGCGAGTTAGTACCATTTATTTATGTCGGCCGTGAAGCACAAATAAAAGCTGACGGAAGATTAAGCGATATCGCTCCGACTATGTTATCGTTGATGGGACAAAAGATTCCTGCTGAAATGTCAGGACGTTGCATCATCGACATAACAGAGTAA
- a CDS encoding S41 family peptidase — translation MHQSLRYLACFICGVLVAMSVSLSSSEHTFIRAESSGQEYDLALLYDVIDTVETYYLNQVERPELIKAAIDGVFKHLDPYSGFLNRQAFQSLTDSNKGEYFGFGFEVATEGGKITVITPFAGSPAANAGIMPGDVISHFNEVEVTESNLNMVLTGIKQHSQQNQAINLTVVSDALDEQRELIISPSHVHIESIQARVINNIGYINIANFQSDAAKAIIKQSIAWQELQLDGVILDVRNNPGGLLDQAIEIADLFLDKGRIVSTQGRFFDANEDYYASKHTIFNQLPVAVLINKGSASASEVLAAALQENDRAVLLGEKSFGKGTVQSLIPMLSQGNAIKLTIAKYNTPKGNDIHSVGIAPDIKVDFNTVSTNTNVPIITAYNLDDPLKDLHISSAINWISQNNN, via the coding sequence ATGCACCAGTCTTTGCGTTATCTAGCATGCTTTATTTGCGGCGTACTTGTTGCAATGTCAGTGAGCTTATCTAGCTCAGAACATACTTTCATTCGAGCAGAATCCAGCGGCCAAGAATATGATTTAGCGCTGCTATATGATGTTATCGACACTGTCGAAACTTATTACCTTAATCAGGTCGAGCGCCCAGAGCTTATCAAGGCGGCAATTGATGGTGTGTTTAAACACCTCGACCCCTATTCAGGCTTCCTTAATCGTCAAGCGTTCCAATCCCTTACCGACAGCAATAAAGGTGAGTATTTTGGTTTTGGCTTCGAGGTTGCGACTGAAGGCGGCAAAATAACCGTCATCACTCCTTTTGCAGGCTCCCCTGCAGCTAACGCCGGTATTATGCCCGGTGATGTGATTTCTCACTTCAATGAAGTAGAGGTAACTGAGAGTAACCTCAACATGGTGCTCACGGGTATTAAACAACATAGCCAGCAAAACCAGGCGATAAACTTAACTGTAGTATCTGATGCTTTAGATGAGCAGCGCGAGTTGATCATATCACCAAGCCACGTGCACATTGAGTCAATCCAGGCGAGAGTAATCAACAATATTGGTTACATTAATATCGCCAATTTTCAGTCTGATGCAGCCAAGGCCATTATTAAACAGTCTATAGCCTGGCAAGAGCTGCAGCTAGATGGCGTAATCTTGGATGTGCGCAATAATCCGGGTGGGTTGTTAGATCAAGCTATCGAAATCGCCGATTTATTTCTCGATAAAGGACGCATCGTCTCGACTCAAGGACGCTTTTTTGATGCCAATGAAGACTACTATGCTTCTAAGCACACTATTTTCAACCAGTTGCCAGTCGCGGTACTGATCAATAAAGGCTCGGCTTCGGCCTCAGAGGTGTTAGCAGCGGCGCTGCAAGAAAATGACCGAGCCGTGTTACTGGGAGAGAAAAGCTTTGGCAAAGGAACTGTACAAAGCCTTATTCCTATGTTGTCTCAAGGAAATGCCATCAAACTAACCATTGCCAAATACAACACACCTAAGGGCAATGACATTCACAGTGTCGGCATCGCTCCAGACATAAAAGTCGACTTTAACACTGTATCAACAAACACAAATGTGCCTATAATCACAGCTTATAATTTAGATGATCCTCTTAAAGACCTACATATAAGCTCTGCAATTAATTGGATTTCGCAAAATAATAACTAA
- the arnB gene encoding UDP-4-amino-4-deoxy-L-arabinose aminotransferase, producing MSQAFLPLCRPAIDDNDIQAVTDVLRSGWITTGPKSAELENQVQQYTQTSHVVSLSSASAGMHLVLLALGVGPGDEVITPSLTWVSTVNLITLLGAKPVFVDVDQDTLMTTAELIEPLITDKTKAIVPVHYSGASLDLDALYALGDKHGIAIVEDAAHALGTEYQGRPIGKTGTCLFSLHAIKNVTTAEGGILTTHDAKLAERVRRLKFHGLGVDAFDRETQGRAPQAEVIEPGFKYNMPDICAVLALGQLERIEQITAKRTELVTYYRQQLAQLDGFTPLAIPEYDHKHCWHLMIVRVDPSQTGINRDDLIAALKVRGIGAGIHFKAIHTQKYYRENYASLFGEINPNLSNTERNSQQICSLPLFPSMELTDIDRVIAAIKDIVGQ from the coding sequence ATGAGTCAGGCATTTCTCCCTTTATGTCGACCAGCCATTGATGATAATGATATTCAAGCTGTCACAGATGTGCTGCGCTCAGGCTGGATCACCACAGGCCCTAAAAGTGCTGAGCTAGAAAACCAAGTTCAACAATATACCCAAACCTCTCACGTGGTCAGCTTAAGTAGCGCATCTGCCGGCATGCACCTTGTTCTGCTTGCTCTAGGGGTAGGCCCAGGTGATGAAGTAATTACTCCGTCTCTTACTTGGGTATCAACAGTAAACCTAATTACCCTGTTAGGCGCTAAGCCAGTATTTGTTGACGTTGACCAAGATACCTTAATGACAACAGCTGAGCTAATTGAGCCACTAATTACCGACAAGACCAAAGCCATTGTGCCAGTACACTACTCTGGTGCGAGCTTAGACTTAGATGCTTTATATGCCCTTGGCGACAAACATGGTATTGCTATTGTTGAAGACGCTGCGCACGCGCTAGGTACCGAATACCAAGGTCGACCAATCGGCAAAACGGGAACTTGCTTATTCTCTTTGCATGCTATTAAAAACGTCACTACAGCAGAAGGCGGCATTTTAACCACTCATGATGCCAAGCTTGCCGAAAGAGTTCGCCGCTTGAAATTCCATGGCCTTGGCGTTGACGCTTTTGATCGTGAGACTCAAGGTCGTGCACCTCAGGCAGAAGTGATTGAGCCAGGCTTTAAATACAATATGCCAGATATTTGCGCTGTATTGGCCCTTGGCCAGCTTGAGCGCATTGAACAAATCACAGCTAAACGTACAGAGCTAGTCACCTACTACCGCCAGCAGCTCGCTCAACTAGATGGCTTTACACCATTAGCTATCCCTGAATATGACCACAAACATTGCTGGCACCTAATGATCGTTCGTGTTGACCCGAGTCAAACCGGGATTAACCGAGACGATCTCATTGCTGCGTTAAAAGTACGTGGTATTGGCGCGGGTATTCACTTTAAAGCCATCCACACCCAAAAATACTACCGCGAAAATTACGCTAGCTTATTTGGTGAAATCAATCCAAACCTAAGCAATACCGAGCGCAATAGTCAGCAGATTTGCTCACTGCCATTATTCCCGTCAATGGAGTTAACCGATATCGATCGGGTAATTGCCGCTATTAAAGACATTGTTGGACAATAA
- the arnA gene encoding bifunctional UDP-4-amino-4-deoxy-L-arabinose formyltransferase/UDP-glucuronic acid oxidase ArnA, with the protein MKAVVFAYHNIGCAAIKSMLEAGVEIAAVFTHVDDANENVFFESVAKLAASKGIPVFAPEDVNHPLWVEKIKKMQPDALFSFYYRHMLSQEILDIAPKGGFNLHGSLLPNYRGRAPINWVLVNGETETGVTLHTMTAKPDAGDIVAQQKIAISDEDTAATLHAAMTKAASELLANTLPAIVAGTHTLTPQDASQATYFGRRTPADGEIKWTNDARTVFNLVRAVTEPFPGAFSFLGERKVIIWSAKAIDKNYDVTPGTIVATKPLTIACAQGALQVNSGQTENGLFLSGDQLAAEMHLVEGMRFGPQASAVIAATRRQKVLIMGANGFIGNHLTKRLLDDGKYEIYAMDMSSNQIEQHLEHPDFHFVEGDITIHNEWIEYHIKKCDIVLPLVAIATPIEYTRNPLKVFELDFEENLKIVRACVKYNKRIIFPSTSEVYGMCTDEQFDEDTSPLITGPINRQRWIYSTSKQLLDRVIWAYGKKDNLKFTLFRPFNWMGPRLDSLNSARVGSSRAITQLILNLVEGTPIKLIDGGEQKRCFTDISEAIEALFRIIENKDNLCDSQIINIGKPDNEASIKVMAETLVEKFDKHPLRDQFPPFAGYNLVESHTFYGDGYQDVQHRRPSIANAKKLLNWEPKIMMDQTIEDTLDFFLKSAIDERK; encoded by the coding sequence ATGAAAGCAGTCGTATTTGCTTATCACAACATTGGTTGCGCTGCCATCAAGAGCATGCTTGAGGCTGGCGTAGAAATCGCAGCAGTATTCACCCATGTTGACGATGCTAACGAAAATGTATTCTTTGAGTCTGTTGCTAAGCTAGCTGCAAGCAAAGGTATCCCAGTATTCGCACCTGAAGATGTAAACCACCCACTTTGGGTTGAAAAGATTAAGAAGATGCAGCCAGATGCATTGTTCTCTTTCTACTATCGCCACATGCTAAGCCAAGAGATCTTAGACATTGCCCCTAAAGGCGGCTTCAACCTACACGGTTCACTACTACCTAACTACCGTGGCCGCGCGCCAATCAACTGGGTACTGGTAAATGGTGAAACAGAAACTGGTGTGACGTTACACACTATGACAGCTAAGCCTGATGCCGGTGATATTGTTGCTCAGCAAAAAATCGCCATTAGCGACGAAGACACAGCAGCAACACTGCACGCAGCTATGACTAAAGCAGCTTCAGAGCTACTTGCAAACACGCTACCTGCTATCGTTGCTGGCACTCACACACTGACACCGCAAGATGCAAGCCAAGCAACCTACTTTGGTCGCCGCACCCCAGCTGATGGTGAAATTAAGTGGACCAACGATGCACGCACCGTATTTAACCTAGTTCGCGCGGTAACTGAGCCATTCCCAGGTGCTTTCTCTTTCCTAGGTGAGCGTAAAGTCATTATCTGGAGCGCTAAAGCGATTGATAAAAACTACGACGTTACCCCTGGCACAATCGTAGCAACTAAGCCGCTGACAATTGCCTGTGCACAAGGTGCACTGCAGGTTAACTCTGGCCAAACTGAAAATGGCTTATTCCTAAGTGGTGATCAACTAGCCGCTGAAATGCACCTAGTAGAAGGCATGCGTTTTGGCCCGCAAGCCAGTGCGGTCATTGCTGCTACTCGTCGCCAAAAAGTACTGATCATGGGTGCCAATGGCTTTATTGGTAACCACCTAACTAAGCGTTTACTTGACGATGGCAAGTACGAAATCTACGCCATGGACATGAGCTCAAACCAAATTGAGCAACACCTTGAGCACCCAGACTTCCACTTTGTTGAAGGCGACATCACCATTCACAACGAGTGGATTGAATACCACATTAAGAAGTGTGACATCGTATTACCGCTGGTTGCGATTGCTACACCAATCGAGTACACCCGTAACCCACTAAAAGTATTCGAGCTAGATTTTGAAGAGAACTTAAAAATCGTTCGTGCCTGTGTGAAATACAACAAGCGCATCATCTTCCCATCGACCTCTGAAGTTTACGGTATGTGTACTGACGAGCAGTTTGACGAAGATACTTCACCGCTAATTACTGGTCCAATTAACCGCCAGCGTTGGATTTACTCAACCTCTAAGCAGCTGCTTGACCGCGTAATTTGGGCTTACGGTAAAAAAGACAACCTTAAGTTCACCCTATTCCGTCCATTTAACTGGATGGGCCCTCGCCTAGATAGTTTAAACTCAGCTCGTGTTGGCTCTAGCCGTGCGATTACTCAGCTGATCTTAAACCTAGTTGAAGGTACGCCAATCAAGCTGATTGACGGCGGTGAGCAAAAACGTTGTTTCACCGATATCTCAGAGGCAATTGAAGCGCTATTCCGCATTATTGAGAACAAAGACAACCTTTGTGACAGCCAAATCATCAACATTGGTAAGCCTGACAACGAAGCGAGCATCAAGGTGATGGCTGAAACGCTAGTTGAGAAGTTCGACAAGCACCCGCTACGTGATCAATTCCCACCGTTTGCTGGCTACAACCTAGTTGAAAGCCACACCTTCTACGGTGATGGTTACCAAGATGTTCAGCACCGTCGTCCAAGCATTGCCAATGCGAAGAAACTGCTGAACTGGGAGCCTAAGATCATGATGGACCAAACCATTGAAGACACCTTAGACTTCTTCTTGAAATCAGCAATTGACGAAAGAAAATGA
- a CDS encoding divergent polysaccharide deacetylase family protein: MRLLLLTVTCLLTCFPAFAANLAIIIDDIGYRQTDKAVLSLDPNITLAVLPHTPLGKTLAQQGYSNGHEIMLHIPMQSLDGRKLGPGGLTNQMNERQIKQTVIDAVEDIPFAKGVNNHMGSFFTQLSTPMKWVMQSLKQKNLYFVDSVTTKFSKATVQAETAGVPLLYRQVFLDNDKRYSALDKQFRLAIDQAKQLGQVILIGHPYPETVSYLKKNMNLLTQNGVRLVSASSLYDANGEIVANVLDRNTKPNLIAEQVTTTQASTLE, from the coding sequence GTGCGCTTATTACTATTAACAGTTACATGTTTACTGACATGCTTTCCGGCATTTGCCGCCAATCTCGCCATTATTATTGACGATATTGGTTATCGGCAAACGGACAAAGCTGTGCTGTCATTAGATCCTAATATCACCCTTGCTGTGCTACCACATACGCCACTAGGCAAAACTTTGGCTCAGCAGGGCTACAGTAATGGTCACGAGATCATGCTGCACATTCCTATGCAGTCGCTTGACGGTCGCAAGCTAGGTCCTGGTGGGCTCACCAATCAAATGAACGAGCGGCAAATCAAACAAACAGTTATTGATGCCGTAGAAGACATTCCGTTTGCTAAAGGCGTTAATAACCACATGGGTAGTTTCTTTACCCAGCTATCAACGCCAATGAAGTGGGTCATGCAGAGCCTAAAGCAAAAGAATCTCTATTTTGTCGACAGCGTAACCACTAAATTTAGCAAGGCAACAGTACAAGCTGAAACAGCAGGCGTACCGCTGCTATATCGACAAGTGTTTTTAGACAATGACAAACGTTATAGCGCGCTAGACAAACAATTCAGATTAGCTATTGATCAAGCAAAGCAGCTAGGGCAAGTCATCCTAATTGGTCACCCATACCCTGAAACGGTGAGTTACTTAAAGAAGAATATGAATTTACTCACCCAGAATGGGGTGAGGCTAGTCAGCGCATCTAGCTTATATGACGCTAATGGTGAGATTGTGGCAAATGTGCTTGACCGTAATACCAAGCCTAACTTAATTGCAGAACAAGTGACTACGACTCAAGCGTCAACACTGGAATAG
- the arnD gene encoding 4-deoxy-4-formamido-L-arabinose-phosphoundecaprenol deformylase, protein MSQGSVTKVGLRIDVDTFRGTRLGVPKLLELFAKHDVKASFYFTVGPDNMGRHIWRLLRPAFLKKMLRSKAASLYGWDILIRGTIWPGPVIGKKLKHIIKDTQLAGHEMGLHAWDHHKWQMKTDTMSANELHSEIKKGHDLLSQITGEAPTTSAVAGWRCNEQTLVEKQKFAFNYNSDCRGESIFSPGEGLAPQIPVTLPTYDELIGQGNVTADNYNDEIIKLIKPNQLNVYTIHAEVEGIVCAQMFEDLLIKAKANKIEFVPLVELLDDYDQQNLPQDTIVNVALEGREGWLSHQRSMVEKTASS, encoded by the coding sequence ATGAGCCAAGGCTCAGTGACCAAAGTCGGTCTTAGGATCGACGTTGACACCTTTCGTGGCACGCGCTTAGGCGTGCCCAAGCTGCTTGAGTTATTTGCCAAGCATGATGTAAAGGCCTCGTTCTACTTTACCGTTGGCCCTGACAACATGGGGCGTCATATTTGGCGCCTGCTACGCCCTGCGTTTTTAAAGAAAATGCTGCGCTCAAAAGCTGCTAGCCTCTATGGCTGGGATATTCTTATCCGCGGCACTATTTGGCCAGGGCCTGTCATTGGTAAAAAGCTTAAACACATCATTAAAGATACTCAGCTTGCAGGCCATGAAATGGGCTTGCACGCCTGGGATCATCACAAGTGGCAAATGAAGACCGACACTATGTCAGCTAACGAGCTGCACAGTGAAATCAAAAAAGGTCATGACTTGCTGAGTCAAATCACTGGTGAAGCACCAACAACCAGCGCAGTCGCTGGCTGGCGCTGCAACGAGCAAACCTTAGTTGAAAAGCAAAAGTTTGCTTTTAACTACAACAGTGATTGCCGCGGCGAGTCGATATTCAGCCCGGGAGAAGGCCTAGCGCCTCAAATTCCGGTTACCTTGCCAACTTATGATGAATTGATTGGTCAAGGGAATGTCACAGCAGACAATTACAATGATGAAATCATCAAGCTGATCAAACCAAATCAACTCAACGTGTACACCATTCACGCCGAAGTGGAAGGGATTGTTTGCGCGCAGATGTTTGAAGATTTGTTGATAAAAGCTAAGGCAAACAAGATTGAGTTTGTACCCTTAGTCGAATTATTAGATGATTATGACCAACAAAACTTACCTCAAGACACTATTGTCAATGTAGCACTTGAGGGACGTGAAGGCTGGCTTAGCCACCAGCGTTCTATGGTAGAGAAAACTGCAAGTTCTTAA
- the arnC gene encoding undecaprenyl-phosphate 4-deoxy-4-formamido-L-arabinose transferase produces the protein MKHNQSIDFVSIVIPVYNEEASLPELIKRTVAAADSMDKDYELILIDDGSRDKSAELIEAAASEKDSHVVGVILNRNYGQHSAIMAGFEHVRGDLIVTLDADLQNPPEEIPNLVAKAEEGYDSVGTVRKNRQDSRLRRYPSKLINKLVKRSTGVEMNDYGCMLRAYRRHVVNAMLECHERSTFIPILANGFARNTVEIDVMHAERAAGDSKYSFMSLINLMFDLLTSMTTAPLRMLSLVGGGIAALGLMLAVVLMGLRLIYGAEWGVDGVFPLFSVLFIFIGAQFVGLGLLGEYIGRIYSDVRARPRYYVQDILVGAATKKARELDESKQ, from the coding sequence ATGAAACACAACCAAAGTATCGACTTCGTTTCGATTGTCATTCCCGTATACAACGAAGAAGCCAGCTTGCCAGAGCTAATCAAGCGCACAGTAGCCGCTGCAGACTCGATGGATAAAGATTATGAACTTATTCTAATTGACGATGGTAGCCGTGATAAAAGTGCTGAGCTAATTGAAGCGGCAGCATCTGAGAAAGACAGTCACGTTGTCGGCGTAATTCTTAACCGCAACTATGGTCAACACAGCGCTATTATGGCCGGCTTTGAGCATGTACGTGGCGACTTAATTGTCACCCTAGATGCTGACCTGCAAAATCCGCCAGAAGAAATCCCTAACCTGGTAGCAAAAGCCGAAGAAGGCTATGACTCTGTTGGTACCGTGCGTAAGAACCGCCAAGATAGTCGTTTACGTCGTTACCCGTCTAAACTGATCAACAAGCTAGTTAAGCGCTCAACCGGTGTTGAGATGAATGACTATGGTTGTATGTTGCGTGCATACCGTCGCCATGTAGTTAATGCCATGCTTGAGTGTCATGAGCGCAGCACTTTTATCCCAATTCTTGCTAACGGCTTTGCTCGCAACACGGTTGAGATAGACGTAATGCACGCCGAACGTGCTGCCGGTGACTCAAAATACAGCTTTATGAGCCTGATCAATTTGATGTTTGATTTGCTCACCAGTATGACCACAGCACCATTACGTATGCTAAGCCTAGTTGGTGGCGGTATTGCCGCACTGGGTTTGATGCTAGCAGTGGTATTAATGGGGCTTCGCCTAATTTACGGCGCCGAATGGGGCGTTGACGGTGTATTCCCACTATTCTCGGTACTATTTATCTTTATTGGCGCCCAATTTGTTGGACTTGGGTTGCTAGGCGAATATATTGGCCGAATTTATTCCGACGTAAGAGCTAGACCTCGCTACTACGTGCAAGACATCTTGGTAGGCGCCGCCACCAAGAAAGCACGTGAGCTCGATGAAAGTAAGCAGTAG
- a CDS encoding murein hydrolase activator EnvC family protein: protein MILRHLVKASVIAGFLLLTSSAQSADLEKRQSELKAIQAQISKQQSSLQDTSKQREKLIALLQSDEKAIAKAAQQVNQTKTELASLNKQLEELNLQRVELDKRKQKQQKTLSKQLSSAYLAGNHDYSKMMLNQQNPATVERMLTYYQYLNNARMQAIADLKSTAQELNQVVSQQQQQQQKLNSTILSQQKYAKTLSAEQNQRQQTLTQLQRTLSSKGAELEQLQIEEASLKQIVQQAMRAAKNSPSMDGLAKLKGKLKWPTKGRTSKKFGSRRSGQINWKGTILSAPEGQDIQAVADGKVIYSDWLRGFGMVLVIDHGEGYMSLYGHAQALLREVGDAVSKGESIGLVGRSGGQAEPGLYFEIRHKGQAVNPARYCR, encoded by the coding sequence GTGATCCTTCGACACCTTGTTAAAGCCAGCGTTATCGCTGGCTTTTTATTGCTAACCTCTTCTGCCCAAAGTGCTGATCTTGAAAAACGTCAATCAGAGCTTAAAGCAATTCAGGCTCAGATCTCCAAGCAGCAAAGCTCACTACAAGACACCAGCAAACAACGTGAAAAGCTGATCGCGCTGCTACAAAGCGATGAAAAGGCCATCGCCAAAGCCGCGCAGCAAGTTAATCAAACTAAGACTGAGCTCGCCTCGCTAAACAAACAGCTCGAAGAATTAAACCTGCAGCGTGTTGAGCTAGATAAACGCAAGCAGAAACAACAAAAGACACTCTCAAAGCAATTATCAAGCGCGTACCTTGCCGGCAATCACGACTACAGCAAAATGATGCTCAACCAGCAAAATCCTGCCACAGTTGAGCGTATGCTAACTTACTATCAATACCTCAATAACGCCCGCATGCAGGCTATCGCTGATTTAAAATCTACTGCGCAAGAATTAAATCAAGTGGTAAGCCAGCAACAACAACAACAGCAAAAGCTCAACTCAACCATATTGAGTCAACAAAAGTACGCCAAAACTCTTTCAGCCGAACAAAATCAGCGTCAGCAAACCCTAACTCAGCTTCAGCGCACCCTATCAAGCAAAGGTGCTGAGCTTGAGCAGCTGCAAATCGAAGAAGCCAGCCTTAAGCAAATCGTGCAGCAGGCAATGCGCGCCGCTAAGAACAGCCCAAGCATGGATGGTCTTGCTAAATTGAAGGGCAAACTAAAATGGCCGACCAAAGGCCGGACATCGAAAAAATTCGGTAGCCGCCGCTCAGGGCAAATTAACTGGAAAGGCACCATCTTATCTGCACCTGAAGGCCAAGATATTCAAGCGGTTGCCGACGGAAAAGTCATTTATTCAGACTGGTTACGCGGCTTTGGTATGGTTTTAGTCATTGATCATGGTGAAGGCTATATGAGCCTCTATGGCCATGCCCAGGCGCTTTTACGCGAAGTCGGCGATGCAGTGAGCAAAGGCGAATCCATCGGATTAGTAGGACGTTCAGGTGGACAAGCAGAACCTGGCCTATACTTTGAGATAAGGCACAAAGGGCAAGCCGTCAACCCAGCGAGATATTGTCGCTAA